A segment of the Mycobacterium intracellulare ATCC 13950 genome:
TACCTGATCTGGAATTACGGCTACCAGCAGGGCACGACCGGGTCGAGCGTCGGCAAATCGGTGATGAAATTCAAAGTGGTCAGCGAGATCACCGGCCAACCCCTGGGCTTCGGCCTGTCCGTGGTGCGGGCGCTGGCGCACTTCGTCGACGCGATCATCTGCTTCATCGGTTTCCTTTTCCCGCTGTGGGATTCGAAGCGTCAGACGCTGGCGGACAAGATCATGACGACCGTGTGCCTGCCGATCGACGGGACCGAAAGGCCGCCGGTCACCTAGGCTGATCGTCGATGAGCGACGACGGCAACCCACACCCCGAGTTCACCGGGCTGGCCACCAAAGCGATTCACGCCGGCTACCGGCCGGACCCGGCGACCGGAGCGGTCAACGCCCCGATCTACGCCAGCAGCACCTTCGCCCAGGACGGCGTCGGCGCATTGCGGGGCGGATTCGAATACGCGCGCACCGGCAACCCGACCCGCGCCGCGCTGGAGGCCGCGCTGGCCGCCGTCGAGGAAGGCAGCTACGGCCGGGCCTTCGCCTCGGGGATGGCCGCCACCGACTGCGCCCTTCGCACAGTGCTGCGGCCGGGTGACCACGTCGTGATCCCGAATGACGCCTACGGCGGCACGTTCCGGCTGATCGACAAGGTCTTCACCCAGTGGAACGTCGACTACACGCCCGTCGCGCTGCACGAGCTGGACGCCGTCGCCGCCGCGATCACGCCGCGCACCCGGATGATCTGGGTGGAAACCCCGACCAACCCGTTGCTGTCCATCGCCGATATCGCCGCCATCGCCGAGCTGGGCGAGCAGCATTCCGCGAAAGTGTTGGTGGACAACACCTTTGCCTCACCCGCGCTGCAGCAGCCGCTGACGCTGGGGGCAGACATCGTGCTGCACTCCACCACCAAGTACATCGGCGGCCATTCCGACGTGGTGGGCGGCGCGCTGGTCACCAACGACCAGGAACTCGACGACGCGTTCGGCTTCCTGCAGAACGGGGCCGGCGCGGTGCCCGGCCCGTTCGACGCCTACCTGACGATGCGCGGACTGAAGACCCTGGTGCTGCGCATGCAGCGGCACAGCGAAAACGCCATGGCCGTAGCGGAATTCCTTGCGGGCCATCGCGCGGTGAGCGCGGTGCTCTACCCCGGCCTGCCCAGCCACCCCGGGCACGAGGTCGCCGCGCGGCAGATGCGCGGGTTCGGCGGCATGGTCTCGGTGCGCATGAAAGGCGGCCGGGACGCCGCCGGGGATCTGTGCGCCAACACCAAGGTGTTCATCCTGGCCGAATCGCTGGGCGGGGTCGAGTCGCTGATCGAGCACCCCAGCGCGATGACGCATGCGTCGACGGCCGGGTCGCAATTGGAAGTGCCCGACGACCTGGTGCGGCTGTCGGTCGGCATCGAGGACGTCGCCGACCTGGTGGCC
Coding sequences within it:
- a CDS encoding cystathionine gamma-synthase, which codes for MSDDGNPHPEFTGLATKAIHAGYRPDPATGAVNAPIYASSTFAQDGVGALRGGFEYARTGNPTRAALEAALAAVEEGSYGRAFASGMAATDCALRTVLRPGDHVVIPNDAYGGTFRLIDKVFTQWNVDYTPVALHELDAVAAAITPRTRMIWVETPTNPLLSIADIAAIAELGEQHSAKVLVDNTFASPALQQPLTLGADIVLHSTTKYIGGHSDVVGGALVTNDQELDDAFGFLQNGAGAVPGPFDAYLTMRGLKTLVLRMQRHSENAMAVAEFLAGHRAVSAVLYPGLPSHPGHEVAARQMRGFGGMVSVRMKGGRDAAGDLCANTKVFILAESLGGVESLIEHPSAMTHASTAGSQLEVPDDLVRLSVGIEDVADLVADLQQALA